The region TGAGGAGTCTGTATACCAGGCGGAGGTTTTTCCTACGGAACCAGCCCATGAATCGGAGTGGAAGGGAGCTGTGGGTCAGGTGTATTCCCACGGCCTTACGGTGGATGATTGACTATCTGCCTTCTTATGCATGGGCTTAAAGGTAAAGGAATCACCACGATTCCGGACAGTAGTAGTATACTATCGTAGTGAGGTGATTTTAATGTGTGGAATATGCGGCATATGGAATGCAGAAGAAAGACCAATGGTGGAAACAATGGTAGAGCGTATGCGCCATAGGGGGCCAGATGAAGACGGATTTTACGACTGCGAAAATGGCACGCTCGGCCATGCACGTCTTTCAATTATGGATCCGACAGGTGGACGCCAACCTATTTTTAACGAAGACAAAAGTTTAGCGGTCATTGCAAATGGAGAGATCTACAATTATCCGAAACTAAGGCAGAAACTTACCGGCAAGCATAGCTTCAAAACCAATAACGACAGCGAAGTGCTGCTGCATCTTTTCGAAGAAAAGGGTCCCGAAATGGTGAAACTGCTTGACGGAATGTTTGCCTTTTGCATCACCGATGGGAAGTCGATCTTCTTAGCTCGAGATCCCATCGGCATAAAACCTCTTTACTGGGGTCGGAAGAAAACGGGAAAAGTACTATTCACATCTGAGCAAAAAACAAGTGCAGGAGAGGATTGCCTCCTCTCAGAATTTCCTCCTGGTTGTACCTATTCCACGACAAGGGGGATGGAACGATATTTCACCCTGGCTTCAAAACAAGCCGAGCAGCTTCCCATTGAACAACATGTATCACTGCTGCGCAATGATATAGATAAAGCAGTACATAAGCGACTGATGAGCGATGTACCAGTGGGTTGTTTTTTATCCGGGGGACTCGATAGTAGCATCATATCGGCTGTAGTTGCCCAGGAAAAGCCGGATCTCCACACTTTTTCGGTTGGCCTTGAGGGAAGCAGCGATCTTGAAGCCGCTCAACTGGTTGCCTCACATATAGGATCGAAGCATCATCAATATATCATCACCAAAGAAGAAATCGTGGCTGAGCTGCCACGTATTATCTATCATCTGGAATCATTTGACCAGGACCTGGTACGAAGCTCTATTCCCACCTATTTCACCGCAAAGCTGGCCGCTCAAGAGGTCAAGGTGATTCTGACAGGGGAAGGAGCCGATGAACTTTTCGGAGGCTATACCTATTACAGGTCGATTGCCGATCATGCACAACTTCATAAGGAACTACTGCGGTCGATCAAAACGCTTCACAATATCAACCTACAACGGGTTGATCGTATTACCATGGCCCATTCTATCGAGGCAAGAGTTCCCTTTCTTGATTTGAAAGTAATCGAAACGGCACAGCGTATTCCCGTAGAGCTGAAATTGAATGGAACTCCCCCGGCCGAAAAGTGGATATTACGAAAAACATATGAAAAACTCTTACCAGAAAAAATCGTATGGAGACCAAAAGAACAATTCGACGAAGGGACGGGAATGACCGACCTTTTACCGCAACTGACATCCGAGCTTTTCTCGGATGAACAAGCAGGAAGGCTCATAAAAAAACATCCGGAGGCTCGGCTACGATCGAAAGAAGAGGCATATTACTTCCTCCTCTTCCAGGATCTTTTTCGTCACGATGAACAAATGGTGCGGCAGGTCGCCCGCTGGGGAGAACGTCCCGATCTTGAGTAATTAGGGATCTCCGGGAAAAAGGAGACGAAAACGGGTTCCCCTTTCTTTATTTCCTTCCCACCAGCAGTTACCCCCAATTTGTTTGGCCAAGCCGTTAATGACCACAACGCCGAAGGTATTACCATTTTGTACTTCGAAATCGCGGGGGAGCCCCTGACCGTCGTCATAAACAGAGAGTTCTATCTCATGTTCCGAGGGGGATAGGAGTTGGACGCCTATATTCCCTTTTTCCCCATCGGGAAATGCGTGTTTGAGCGCATTGGTAAACAGTTCGACGGCGATAAGACCAAGAGCAATGGCCCGGTCGGTTTTGATGGTAAGGGGAGCAAGGGAAAGATGAAGAGAAATCTGAGAGGTATTCGATAGTGTCGATTGGAAAAGATTTTCGATCAGCTCTTCCAGGTATTCCTTCAGATCAATGCTGCTGGTTACCTTCCCCTTATAGAGCTTTGTATAAAGCAGTGAAAGAGAATCAATCTTGGCACGCAGTTCATCGAGAATAGGTGCCAATTTTCTTTCCGTTTTTTTCAGATTTTCCGCATGTAGTCCAATAAGGCTCGACACAAGATTGAGATTATTTTTTACCCGATGATGGACCTCACGAATCAAGAGTTCCTTTTCTTTTATGCTACCATCAAGTTTTTTTAGCGTTTCGGTATGGGGAGTCACATCGATAACGGTAAAAAGTGCCAGAGGTTCCTCATCCTTGCCGGAAAGGGGGCTCACGATCGTCTGTTCGGTGCGCCATGTCCCATTCACCAGCCGAGAAGGAAAAAGATGTGGGTGAAACTGGCTGGAAAAAATCACAGGCACTCCATCGCTGAAGAGCGGTTCCAAACGAGACGCATAGACAGGATTTTTGAAACAGGGAAGTAAGATACGAAGGTCACGTCCAAGAGCATCTATGCGACTAATATCCGTCCACTGCTCCATAATGTGGTTCCAGAATCGAATTTGAAACCGACGATCAAGGATTAAAATAGCCTCGGGAAGGGCATCGAAGAGTTGAAATTGATTATCTCCTTCACCGGTCATTGTGTAAGCCTTCCAAATGAATCCACCAACTCTTGATAACTGGAAATCCCCAAGAAAAAGATGAGATCACCCTCAAGATCAAGGCTCTCTGCCCGAAAACGGGTTTTGGCAATGATCAAAATCGTAGCATCATCATCCTTTCTCATCTTATCGATAATTTGTTTGATATTTCCTTCAAGATAAGCGGGAATCGAATAATTGAGTTTCAAATGGAGCATATTACTCAGGGTCCCGACGACCCCGTTGATAACAACATTTCCTATCTCAAGAAGACTCCCTGTACGTAAACTTTCCATATCGATGCCGGTATCCGCCTCCCCGCCTCCCGTGGCAAGAACCACCAGCTTATCCACATCGCCTGCACGAAAAACAAGATTTACCGTACCGGCGAGAGCCCCGAGAAATTCCATATTAACAGCCGCAAGAAGTGGATCGTTGGGCCGTAAGAGGAAGTCGAGAAAATGTTCCTCCTCGACAATGGTGACGTCGGGAACATCAAGTGTGATATGCGACCCAAGCATCTTGTTAAGTATCTCTCCGCCTTTTCCCACCCCAATGTTTATCAACTCACGCAACAACTCAAGATGCTCTTCTTTAATGGAAATACTCACAACAGGCTACCTCGTCGACTGAAAAAGCATGGCAACAGCAGGAAGAAGGGTATCGGGATGGGGAGGCTTACTGACAAATCCGTTGGCTCCCGATCGTATGCAACGTTCCCGAGTAGTTTCCTGGATATCAGCAGAGAGGACAATCACAGGGAGGGAGGGAAAATGCTTTCGAAGTCTCAAAAGGACCGCTTCACCCGACTCCCCCGGCATAAGAAGATCCAGAAGAACCGCGTCCGGCTTTTTTTCTTCTATCAGAATCATGCCCTCGTTACCATCAGAAGCTTCCAACACCTCGTGATCGGCAGATTCAAGGACCTTCCGAATCATCATACGTGCCACAAAAGAGTCGTCGATTATCAATAACTTTGCCATGGAAGATCCCTTCTCGTACTTGCATCAAAATGTCGGTAAATACTATCATATTCCAAGTAATTAATTAAAGAGGCAGCCGAAGGAGAAAACCTTATGTCAGTAAACAGTTGGCTGGAACAGCACATAACGCTCCACGACCATGACAATCGTCGGGAAGAGACGGCGAATGCCCTCACCCATTTTCTCGGCGCTATTCTTTCCGTTGGGGCCATTATCTGGATTTTCCTGCGCATCCCCTACTTCTCCAGGAGATCCATGATTACCGGCGCTTTTGTCTATGTTGTCTCGATGTTTGTTCTCTACACGGCATCGGGACTCTACCACGCGCTTCCGAAAAATAATCTAAAGCGGATATGTAGGATCCTTGATCATGCAAATATCTACTTTCTCATTGCGGGAACCTATACGCCCATCTTTATTTTTCTTAATTCAAGGATCGGCTGGATTCTGCTTGCTTCCGTATGGATCATATCCGCTCTCGGTGTCCTTTTTACCCTGGTTTTCTGGGGGCGTTACGGAGCTTTACACGTTGTTTTTTATCTTGCCATGGGCTGGATGATTGTTTTCTTCTGGAAAGATATCATTCCCTTTCTTCCCAGCGGGCTTACCTCCTGGATTCTTGCCGGGGGTATTACCTACTCCGCTGGCGTTATTTTCTACGCCATGAAGAAGTTGCCATACTACC is a window of Sediminispirochaeta bajacaliforniensis DSM 16054 DNA encoding:
- the asnB gene encoding asparagine synthase B; protein product: MCGICGIWNAEERPMVETMVERMRHRGPDEDGFYDCENGTLGHARLSIMDPTGGRQPIFNEDKSLAVIANGEIYNYPKLRQKLTGKHSFKTNNDSEVLLHLFEEKGPEMVKLLDGMFAFCITDGKSIFLARDPIGIKPLYWGRKKTGKVLFTSEQKTSAGEDCLLSEFPPGCTYSTTRGMERYFTLASKQAEQLPIEQHVSLLRNDIDKAVHKRLMSDVPVGCFLSGGLDSSIISAVVAQEKPDLHTFSVGLEGSSDLEAAQLVASHIGSKHHQYIITKEEIVAELPRIIYHLESFDQDLVRSSIPTYFTAKLAAQEVKVILTGEGADELFGGYTYYRSIADHAQLHKELLRSIKTLHNINLQRVDRITMAHSIEARVPFLDLKVIETAQRIPVELKLNGTPPAEKWILRKTYEKLLPEKIVWRPKEQFDEGTGMTDLLPQLTSELFSDEQAGRLIKKHPEARLRSKEEAYYFLLFQDLFRHDEQMVRQVARWGERPDLE
- a CDS encoding sensor histidine kinase, yielding MTGEGDNQFQLFDALPEAILILDRRFQIRFWNHIMEQWTDISRIDALGRDLRILLPCFKNPVYASRLEPLFSDGVPVIFSSQFHPHLFPSRLVNGTWRTEQTIVSPLSGKDEEPLALFTVIDVTPHTETLKKLDGSIKEKELLIREVHHRVKNNLNLVSSLIGLHAENLKKTERKLAPILDELRAKIDSLSLLYTKLYKGKVTSSIDLKEYLEELIENLFQSTLSNTSQISLHLSLAPLTIKTDRAIALGLIAVELFTNALKHAFPDGEKGNIGVQLLSPSEHEIELSVYDDGQGLPRDFEVQNGNTFGVVVINGLAKQIGGNCWWEGNKERGTRFRLLFPGDP
- a CDS encoding response regulator; this translates as MAKLLIIDDSFVARMMIRKVLESADHEVLEASDGNEGMILIEEKKPDAVLLDLLMPGESGEAVLLRLRKHFPSLPVIVLSADIQETTRERCIRSGANGFVSKPPHPDTLLPAVAMLFQSTR
- the trhA gene encoding PAQR family membrane homeostasis protein TrhA; this encodes MSVNSWLEQHITLHDHDNRREETANALTHFLGAILSVGAIIWIFLRIPYFSRRSMITGAFVYVVSMFVLYTASGLYHALPKNNLKRICRILDHANIYFLIAGTYTPIFIFLNSRIGWILLASVWIISALGVLFTLVFWGRYGALHVVFYLAMGWMIVFFWKDIIPFLPSGLTSWILAGGITYSAGVIFYAMKKLPYYHAIWHLFVLGGSILFFIGFAEKLFG